A stretch of Sandaracinaceae bacterium DNA encodes these proteins:
- a CDS encoding rhomboid family intramembrane serine protease, whose product MARRRFDHSRAVIALGGVMAIVAVADLALGFPMATRFALRASDLTEAWATLQHTPGAPEAWRSIGTLWSYAFVHAGVEHIGFNLLYFWFFGSLLYEVAGDRWVLGGFLFTTATAGLAFVLRHHDVGRATVLGASGSVSGLAGLYVLLAFRWSAMPHASAWPLARPIPPVQAALFALIGAATDVYMLSEGDGVARDAHLGGFAGGLFLGMLLTTFLPTWEQFLRSKLGPSRLLGRR is encoded by the coding sequence ATGGCCCGCCGCCGCTTCGACCACAGCCGCGCCGTCATCGCTTTGGGCGGGGTCATGGCGATCGTGGCCGTGGCCGACCTCGCGCTGGGCTTCCCGATGGCGACGCGCTTCGCCCTGCGCGCGTCCGACCTGACCGAGGCGTGGGCGACCCTGCAGCACACACCGGGCGCCCCCGAGGCCTGGCGCTCGATCGGGACGCTCTGGAGCTACGCCTTCGTGCACGCGGGCGTCGAGCACATCGGCTTCAACCTCCTCTACTTCTGGTTCTTCGGCAGCCTGCTCTACGAGGTGGCCGGCGATCGCTGGGTGCTCGGGGGCTTCCTCTTCACCACCGCCACCGCGGGCCTCGCCTTCGTGCTGCGCCATCACGACGTCGGGCGAGCGACCGTGCTCGGCGCGTCGGGATCGGTCAGCGGGCTCGCGGGGCTCTACGTCCTGCTCGCCTTCCGCTGGAGCGCCATGCCGCACGCGTCCGCCTGGCCCCTCGCCCGGCCCATCCCGCCGGTCCAGGCCGCGCTCTTCGCGCTGATCGGGGCCGCGACCGACGTCTACATGCTGAGCGAGGGAGACGGCGTCGCGCGCGACGCGCACCTGGGCGGCTTCGCGGGCGGCCTGTTCCTGGGCATGCTCTTGACCACGTTCCTTCCAACCTGGGAGCAGTTCTTGCGCTCGAAGCTCGGCCCCTCTCGCCTGCTGGGGCGACGATGA
- a CDS encoding YeeE/YedE family protein, which produces MKQSIAAFFAGLIFAVGLVIAGMTQPSKVVGFLDFFGSWDPSLAFVMGGAIAVHFVLFRVILKRASPLFAGKFEVPSRQDLTPALLVGSGLFGVGWGLGGFCPGPGIVSLGSFGAEAAVFVVTMTLGMLAHRLFEGRPKAAAAAKA; this is translated from the coding sequence ATGAAGCAATCCATCGCGGCCTTCTTCGCCGGCCTGATCTTCGCCGTCGGCCTCGTGATCGCGGGCATGACCCAGCCCTCGAAGGTGGTCGGCTTCCTCGACTTCTTCGGCAGCTGGGACCCGAGCCTGGCGTTCGTCATGGGCGGCGCCATCGCCGTCCACTTCGTGCTCTTCCGGGTCATCCTGAAGCGCGCGAGCCCCCTGTTCGCCGGGAAGTTCGAGGTGCCGAGCCGTCAGGACCTGACCCCGGCGCTCCTCGTCGGCTCGGGGCTCTTCGGCGTCGGCTGGGGACTGGGCGGCTTCTGTCCGGGCCCCGGCATCGTCTCGCTCGGCTCGTTCGGCGCCGAGGCGGCGGTGTTCGTCGTCACGATGACGCTCGGCATGCTCGCTCACCGGCTGTTCGAGGGGCGCCCCAAGGCCGCCGCGGCGGCGAAGGCGTGA
- a CDS encoding YeeE/YedE family protein has product MEDFTPIASSIGGILIGISASMLLLFNGRIAGISGIFSGVLLPRAGELGWRAAFLGGLLVGGIAMFAVQPQLFAVTYDRTLPMIAVAGLVVGFGVRLGSGCTSGHGVCGISRLSRRSIVATVTFIITGAATVLAVRLLQGGAS; this is encoded by the coding sequence ATGGAAGACTTCACCCCCATCGCCTCCTCGATCGGAGGCATCCTCATCGGGATCAGCGCGTCGATGCTGCTCCTGTTCAACGGCCGCATCGCCGGCATCAGCGGCATCTTCTCGGGCGTGCTCTTGCCGCGCGCGGGGGAGCTGGGCTGGCGCGCGGCCTTCCTCGGCGGCCTGCTCGTCGGCGGGATCGCGATGTTCGCGGTCCAGCCGCAGCTCTTCGCGGTCACCTACGACCGCACGCTCCCGATGATCGCGGTGGCCGGCCTGGTGGTCGGCTTCGGCGTTCGGCTGGGCAGCGGCTGCACGAGCGGGCACGGCGTCTGCGGCATCAGCCGCCTCTCGCGCCGGTCCATCGTCGCCACCGTCACGTTCATCATCACCGGGGCGGCGACCGTCCTGGCGGTTCGTCTGCTCCAGGGAGGTGCGTCATGA
- a CDS encoding rhodanese-like domain-containing protein, whose protein sequence is MPRSLALSLLIVSCQTPAPRPPPPCDPTGGPVTFERSPGGVPEVDPEWVLRNHCRARVVDVRDAEELAGPLGRLPWASHVPLAELGETAEGWDPDAPVVLVCRSGRRSARATRELEDLGFSAVASMTGGMLAWRDEDRPVVRGAPAPPRRPLPAAHAGPLRVGDIEAHLGDPRQIRWVKAAALLMQGTQSCVDGRDPRSVVGTPGGDAGELLLSLAAAERVRGAPFEPAQIGPILDAYLDAFGRFYLHTDSHALEALERHLADDPRFSPALARGIERLVRHPPHALEPALLDALTTPAHIGCGHLRLIRAHPEDYEVRPELSETLLRAIFVRLWRGDAIDFVVLEGGHAEGAVVDVVLGGPVHPYTRVPTVAPRIGDRELFVNHPQVSAWLREQNASFLVEQDPALRAHADPQGGQAALQRELERLGRVQLQATLHHLADGLPLYRARVTERRIEVEEVR, encoded by the coding sequence ATGCCACGCTCTCTCGCCCTCTCGCTCCTCATCGTTTCTTGTCAGACGCCCGCGCCGCGCCCGCCGCCGCCCTGCGACCCCACGGGCGGGCCCGTGACCTTCGAGCGCTCGCCCGGCGGCGTCCCCGAGGTGGACCCGGAGTGGGTGTTACGCAACCACTGCCGGGCGCGGGTCGTGGACGTGCGCGACGCGGAGGAGCTGGCCGGGCCACTCGGTCGCCTCCCCTGGGCGAGCCACGTGCCGCTCGCGGAGCTGGGGGAGACGGCGGAGGGCTGGGACCCGGACGCGCCGGTGGTGCTCGTCTGCCGGTCGGGTCGCCGCTCCGCGCGGGCCACGCGGGAGCTCGAGGATCTCGGCTTCAGCGCCGTGGCCTCGATGACGGGCGGCATGCTCGCCTGGCGCGACGAGGACCGACCGGTGGTGCGCGGCGCGCCCGCGCCACCGCGCCGACCTCTCCCCGCCGCGCACGCGGGGCCCCTGCGCGTCGGCGACATCGAGGCCCACCTCGGCGACCCGCGGCAGATCCGCTGGGTGAAGGCGGCGGCGCTGCTGATGCAAGGCACGCAGTCCTGCGTCGACGGGCGAGACCCGCGCTCGGTGGTGGGCACGCCGGGGGGCGACGCGGGGGAGCTGCTGCTGTCGCTCGCGGCGGCCGAGCGCGTGCGCGGCGCGCCCTTCGAGCCGGCGCAGATCGGCCCCATCCTGGACGCCTACCTCGACGCGTTCGGCCGCTTCTACCTCCACACCGACAGCCACGCGCTCGAGGCCCTCGAGCGGCACCTGGCTGACGACCCGCGCTTCTCCCCCGCGCTCGCCCGAGGGATCGAGCGGCTGGTGCGTCACCCCCCGCACGCGCTCGAGCCCGCGCTGCTCGACGCGCTCACCACGCCCGCGCACATCGGGTGCGGGCATCTGCGGCTCATCCGCGCTCACCCGGAGGACTACGAGGTGCGGCCGGAGCTGAGCGAGACGCTGCTGCGCGCCATCTTCGTGCGCCTCTGGCGCGGGGACGCGATCGACTTCGTCGTGCTCGAGGGTGGGCACGCGGAGGGCGCGGTGGTGGACGTGGTCCTGGGCGGGCCCGTGCACCCCTACACCCGCGTCCCGACGGTGGCGCCTCGCATCGGGGACCGCGAGCTGTTCGTGAACCACCCCCAGGTGAGCGCGTGGCTCCGCGAGCAGAACGCGAGCTTCCTCGTCGAGCAGGACCCGGCCCTGCGGGCGCACGCGGACCCGCAGGGGGGACAGGCGGCGCTGCAGCGCGAGCTCGAGCGGCTCGGGCGCGTCCAGCTCCAGGCCACCCTGCACCACCTCGCCGACGGCCTCCCTCTCTACCGCGCGCGCGTCACGGAGCGACGCATCGAGGTGGAGGAGGTCCGATGA